One window of Pseudacidobacterium ailaaui genomic DNA carries:
- a CDS encoding radical SAM protein translates to MIRYEVVGLLYTMTCPLTCAHCIVESSPKAQGKMKKEVAEGYLRVIPKYSDTVCFTGGEPFLYFNEVLDLVRQAKALGLKITMVSGAGWVRVDKAEIARERVSLLKEAGLNSLCISWDEYHEAGAPREQPLLLASLANECGLQVLVRSVIPATCNYQEQEKVFAGIPIHYQPVKLIQLGAAKKLPKEQFYQYDGLPRGRCSVVYSPAIEPDGNVYACCGPGRFSLPSSPLILGNTNREDLDTIFARATADPIFEALALVGPYGLHEILKDTPAMKDHFHPRRQYSSICDLCIDICDTPELVATLHERMNEADSKALLVAARLWYAENQRRESCGHAISNA, encoded by the coding sequence TTGATCCGCTATGAGGTAGTCGGACTCCTTTACACCATGACCTGCCCGCTTACCTGTGCGCACTGCATCGTTGAATCGTCGCCGAAGGCCCAGGGCAAGATGAAAAAAGAGGTTGCCGAAGGCTATCTGCGGGTCATTCCTAAATACAGCGATACCGTCTGCTTCACAGGCGGAGAGCCATTTCTTTACTTCAACGAAGTGTTGGACCTTGTCCGGCAGGCCAAAGCCCTGGGCCTGAAGATCACCATGGTCTCCGGAGCAGGGTGGGTGCGCGTGGACAAGGCCGAAATTGCCCGCGAACGGGTTTCTCTGTTGAAGGAAGCAGGTTTGAACTCTCTGTGCATCAGTTGGGACGAGTACCATGAGGCCGGCGCCCCGCGAGAACAGCCCCTGCTGCTCGCTTCGCTGGCAAATGAATGCGGCCTGCAGGTCCTTGTGCGCAGCGTCATTCCCGCCACCTGCAATTATCAGGAGCAGGAAAAGGTCTTTGCCGGCATCCCGATCCACTATCAGCCGGTCAAACTGATCCAGCTTGGAGCGGCAAAAAAGCTGCCCAAAGAACAGTTTTATCAATATGACGGACTGCCCCGCGGGCGGTGCAGCGTGGTCTACTCACCCGCCATTGAGCCGGACGGCAATGTATATGCCTGCTGCGGTCCGGGAAGGTTCAGTCTTCCCTCGTCTCCGCTCATCCTGGGCAACACCAACCGGGAAGATCTGGACACCATCTTCGCCCGCGCTACAGCAGATCCTATCTTTGAGGCGCTTGCGTTGGTCGGCCCTTATGGCCTCCACGAAATTCTGAAGGACACGCCAGCGATGAAGGACCATTTTCATCCTCGGCGCCAGTACTCCAGTATCTGCGACCTCTGCATTGACATCTGCGACACGCCGGAACTGGTGGCCACGCTCCATGAGCGCATGAATGAGGCAGACTCGAAGGCCCTTCTGGTGGCCGCACGCCTTTGGTACGCGGAAAACCAGCGCCGGGAATCCTGTGGTCACGCTATTTCAAACGCCTGA
- a CDS encoding ATP-binding protein: MSETKSFSYSFQGNGDEQAAVNLTNCDREPIRIPGSIQAHGFLLGLDHRSDRPRVLLASENVPEYLGIPLDRVLGRELHEFLPSEIAASFAEAETVSDARIESPRFCGTVELSSQQFHGVSHWTGGLRILEFEKVTPAADGRDLNTIIADFVTGLERCREEEELWQTITRQVRQLTGFDRVLFYCFDENGHGNVLAEERNDRLPSYLGLRFPASDIPRQARELYVLNRVRIIPDVEYRPSPLVSADPSFDPSRLDLSFSMLRSVSPIHREYMRNMRTHSSMSVSIVMDGRLWGLISAHHREAKMVPYLVRSACDILGRILATQLAAFHKAREMEHAIQLQNVHRRLLTYMAAGENYIDGLANHADELCALTGARGAAIIVGERCVCLRQTPPQKDVLALSNWLTDRLQNSIFVTHELGSLFPVSEGLRTHASGVLALSLSKIHRMHVLWFRPEMVQTVHWAGEPDKAPEVVDGVLQIHPRQSFASWKETVRGKSEPWKAVEVESARDFRNAVLEIVLKKAEELADMAFELEVANKELEAFSYSVSHDLRAPFRHISGFAELLLANENERLSERGRRHLATIAESAQYAGMLVDSLLNFSRLSRSPLEMKPVDMRLLVEDVWRDILKQEVLEQKVLFEAAAMPVVQTDLNLMRQVWWNLLSNAVKYSRKKDPAIIRVGFERKNEELVFSVHDNGIGFENEYAHKLFGVFQRLHRQEEFEGIGIGLANVRRIITRMGGRTWAEGRPQQGASFSFSLPASAEVTGNGATTKNKSTKHESI, from the coding sequence ATGAGTGAAACGAAGAGTTTTTCCTACAGCTTTCAGGGCAACGGTGATGAGCAGGCCGCTGTCAACCTGACCAATTGTGACCGCGAACCCATCCGCATTCCCGGCAGTATTCAGGCCCATGGCTTTTTGCTGGGGTTGGACCACCGCAGTGATCGCCCCAGGGTCCTGCTGGCCAGCGAAAATGTGCCGGAGTATCTGGGCATCCCCCTGGACCGTGTGCTGGGCAGAGAGTTGCACGAGTTTCTTCCCTCTGAAATCGCTGCGTCCTTTGCCGAGGCCGAGACTGTTTCGGACGCTCGGATCGAGTCGCCCCGCTTCTGCGGGACCGTAGAACTTTCCTCGCAGCAGTTCCATGGAGTCAGCCACTGGACCGGCGGTCTTCGCATTCTGGAATTTGAAAAGGTTACCCCTGCCGCCGATGGCCGCGACTTGAACACCATCATTGCGGACTTTGTGACCGGACTGGAGCGGTGCCGGGAAGAAGAGGAGCTATGGCAGACCATTACCCGCCAGGTCCGGCAACTGACGGGCTTTGATCGGGTCCTGTTTTATTGCTTTGACGAAAACGGGCATGGAAATGTTCTGGCGGAAGAAAGGAACGACCGGCTTCCTTCCTATCTCGGTCTCCGCTTCCCGGCCAGTGACATACCCCGCCAGGCACGGGAACTATATGTCCTGAACCGGGTGCGTATTATCCCCGATGTTGAGTACCGGCCCTCGCCGTTGGTCTCCGCGGACCCATCCTTCGACCCGTCCAGACTGGACCTTTCGTTTTCCATGCTGCGCAGCGTTTCTCCCATCCACCGGGAATACATGCGGAACATGCGCACCCACTCTTCCATGTCAGTCTCGATCGTGATGGACGGACGCCTGTGGGGGCTGATCTCGGCCCATCATCGCGAAGCCAAAATGGTGCCTTATCTGGTGCGCTCCGCCTGTGACATTCTGGGCCGGATCCTGGCGACGCAACTGGCCGCCTTCCACAAGGCCCGGGAGATGGAGCACGCCATCCAATTGCAGAATGTTCATCGCCGGCTGCTGACCTACATGGCCGCGGGAGAAAACTACATTGACGGGCTGGCCAACCACGCCGATGAGCTGTGCGCGCTCACCGGGGCCAGGGGTGCAGCCATCATTGTGGGGGAACGGTGCGTCTGTCTGCGACAAACCCCGCCCCAGAAGGACGTCCTGGCCCTTTCCAACTGGCTCACTGACCGGCTGCAAAACAGCATCTTTGTTACGCATGAGCTGGGCTCGCTTTTTCCGGTGAGTGAAGGGCTGCGCACCCATGCCAGCGGCGTATTGGCCCTCTCGCTTTCCAAAATCCACCGGATGCATGTGCTCTGGTTCCGTCCGGAAATGGTGCAAACAGTCCACTGGGCCGGAGAACCAGACAAGGCGCCGGAAGTGGTGGACGGCGTGCTTCAGATCCACCCCCGACAATCCTTTGCTTCCTGGAAGGAGACGGTCCGCGGAAAATCCGAGCCGTGGAAGGCGGTCGAAGTAGAATCTGCACGGGACTTCCGCAATGCCGTGCTGGAAATCGTCCTGAAGAAGGCAGAAGAGCTGGCAGACATGGCCTTTGAGCTGGAGGTGGCAAACAAGGAGCTCGAAGCATTCTCCTATTCCGTTTCGCACGATCTGCGCGCACCCTTCCGGCACATCTCCGGCTTTGCCGAGCTGCTCTTGGCCAATGAAAACGAGCGCTTGAGCGAGCGCGGCCGCAGACACCTCGCTACGATTGCCGAATCGGCACAGTACGCCGGGATGCTGGTGGACAGCCTGTTGAACTTCTCCCGGCTTTCCCGCTCTCCGCTTGAGATGAAGCCTGTGGACATGCGCCTGCTGGTCGAAGACGTCTGGCGGGACATCCTCAAGCAGGAGGTGCTCGAACAAAAGGTCCTCTTTGAGGCCGCTGCGATGCCGGTTGTACAAACAGACCTGAACCTGATGCGCCAGGTCTGGTGGAACCTCTTGTCCAATGCTGTGAAATACTCCCGTAAGAAAGATCCCGCCATCATTCGCGTTGGCTTTGAACGCAAAAACGAAGAGCTGGTTTTTTCTGTCCATGACAACGGCATTGGCTTTGAAAACGAATATGCGCACAAACTCTTTGGTGTTTTTCAACGCCTGCACCGCCAGGAAGAATTTGAGGGCATTGGAATCGGCCTTGCCAATGTGCGCCGCATCATCACCCGCATGGGAGGCCGGACCTGGGCAGAGGGACGTCCTCAGCAAGGGGCCAGCTTCTCTTTCTCACTTCCGGCCTCGGCTGAAGTGACCGGGAACGGAGCAACAACAAAAAATAAAAGTACCAAGCACGAAAGTATATGA
- a CDS encoding ATP-binding protein has protein sequence MMGQEGNPYHLLYIEDNPLDVELVLERLRRSGHHFDAVIASSRAEFEQHFQANNFDLVLADYALPDFDGLSALAMVRARDEHLPFIFVSGVLGEDVAVDTLHRGATDYVLKQKLDRLAPAIQRALAEYATFCSREKAEHDLRKVEERFEKLTNSLPAMVWTSDQEGRLTYTNLLWKQCMGEAAFWLEERHIHPSDYDHCLQVWEGARQQSRPFEMECRFRLAPALHYHWHIVRALPLAVNGHHQEWLGTCIDIQEQKSRDAELKTAERLALIGRMSSVIAHEINNPLEALTNILYLVNSDKTSPEEAKAYLADAQHELLRISAITKQTLVWSREESAPVEVSAVTLMEEALKLFTGKLRNKGLAVHKHFRGTPRIHAVPGEIRQVLVNLISNAIDATRPGGNIHLAVEQPAGSSYVEFHVHDDGHGIENARMEDLFRPFQTTKGNLGNGLGLYVSKGIVDRHHGELKILSQPGHGTRAVMRIPCAA, from the coding sequence ATGATGGGGCAAGAAGGGAATCCTTACCACCTGCTTTACATTGAGGACAACCCGCTGGACGTCGAGCTTGTGCTCGAAAGACTGCGCAGGTCGGGGCACCATTTTGATGCTGTGATCGCCAGCAGCCGTGCGGAGTTCGAGCAGCATTTTCAGGCGAACAACTTCGACCTGGTCCTGGCCGATTACGCCCTGCCCGACTTCGATGGTCTTTCTGCGCTGGCCATGGTGCGCGCACGCGACGAGCACCTGCCCTTCATTTTTGTCTCCGGGGTGCTGGGCGAAGATGTTGCCGTGGACACCCTGCACCGCGGCGCTACCGACTACGTACTCAAGCAGAAGCTGGACCGGCTGGCCCCGGCCATCCAGCGCGCCCTGGCAGAGTATGCCACCTTCTGCTCGCGGGAAAAGGCCGAGCATGACCTGCGCAAAGTCGAAGAGCGGTTTGAAAAGCTCACCAACAGTCTGCCCGCCATGGTCTGGACCAGCGACCAGGAGGGCCGGCTTACCTATACCAACCTGCTGTGGAAACAATGCATGGGAGAAGCCGCGTTCTGGCTGGAAGAAAGGCACATCCACCCCTCGGATTATGACCACTGCCTCCAGGTGTGGGAAGGGGCCCGGCAGCAGTCGCGGCCCTTTGAAATGGAATGCCGCTTTCGGCTGGCCCCGGCCCTCCATTATCACTGGCACATTGTGCGCGCGCTTCCCCTCGCCGTCAATGGACATCACCAGGAATGGTTGGGCACCTGCATTGATATCCAGGAGCAGAAAAGCCGCGATGCGGAACTGAAGACGGCCGAACGCCTGGCGCTCATCGGGCGCATGAGTTCGGTCATCGCGCATGAAATCAACAACCCGCTGGAAGCCCTTACCAACATTCTTTATCTTGTCAACTCAGACAAGACCTCGCCCGAGGAGGCCAAGGCCTATCTGGCCGATGCGCAGCATGAGTTGCTGCGCATCTCCGCGATTACCAAGCAGACGCTGGTCTGGTCCAGGGAAGAAAGCGCGCCCGTTGAGGTTTCAGCCGTGACGCTGATGGAAGAAGCCCTGAAGCTGTTTACCGGAAAACTGCGCAACAAAGGGCTGGCCGTACACAAGCACTTCCGCGGGACGCCCCGGATCCATGCTGTCCCGGGTGAGATCCGCCAGGTCTTAGTCAACCTCATCAGCAACGCCATCGACGCTACGCGGCCCGGAGGAAACATTCATCTGGCCGTCGAGCAGCCAGCTGGCTCCAGCTACGTGGAGTTTCATGTTCATGACGACGGCCACGGAATTGAGAACGCTCGCATGGAAGACCTCTTCCGTCCCTTCCAGACCACCAAAGGAAATCTGGGCAACGGGCTGGGGTTATATGTTTCCAAAGGCATCGTGGACCGGCACCATGGAGAGCTGAAGATCCTCTCCCAGCCCGGACACGGCACTCGGGCCGTGATGAGAATTCCCTGCGCAGCGTAA
- a CDS encoding PqqD family protein, with the protein MLATAKIKVPEGVLSQSLENETILLNMDSGLFFGLTPVASRIWALLAAGHTPLEVHRMLLEEYRVDPAVLEQDLEDLLHRLAEKGLIQYVDAA; encoded by the coding sequence ATGCTCGCAACCGCAAAGATCAAGGTCCCGGAAGGGGTCCTTTCCCAGTCACTCGAAAACGAAACCATTCTGCTGAATATGGACAGTGGCTTGTTCTTTGGATTGACCCCGGTTGCCAGCCGCATCTGGGCGCTGCTGGCCGCCGGACATACCCCGCTGGAGGTCCATCGGATGTTGCTGGAGGAATATCGCGTGGATCCCGCTGTCCTTGAACAGGACCTGGAAGACCTCCTGCACAGGCTGGCAGAAAAAGGTCTGATCCAGTACGTGGACGCCGCATAG
- a CDS encoding TonB-dependent siderophore receptor: protein MNFRSFQLASIRFALWLPVGFLLCLLSCFLLAAAQCAQAQGPMPDTSVDGASAPCTAEAGGPSRRLYGMVTDPSGAGVPHAQIVLDCGSLHITAAADATGAYSVLAPAGRYQFSAEAPNFEVLHQTVTIADTSAGTEMNPVLQLGQMKSSVIVTAGNEYATTATSSGTKTELPLNEIPQAITVINRDLMNSQDVVKLDDALRNVAGVMPGGYYDGWDYYRIRGFDASFNTYVDGLRGGNGMMEETWGLESIEVLKGPSSALYGQSVLGGLVNLVTRKPVPESFAHVQVTGGSFNFVDPAIDAGMPLNTSRTLYGRMVALYHSADTFVDYTYRHRYYVAPSLTWHPSAATYFTLLGRVERDNGRQPMPLPADGTVLPNPNGPIPISRYIGELEAHANQLAQANQQIGYQFSHQFHEHLSLHQNARFDWYQQNWNRIYYPGYLGADQRTLYRYPLNWYGLWRDDEVDTHLDGHASFWGMEHSALVGFDFFRSPATAMGESIDFSDLSQYEPLDLFAPVYGANPVRPLSLYTTSNTVTQYAGTYVQDHIALPGRVTITGGGRLDFAKNESKGSPNQNSTGLTPRLGITWQAVPSTALYASFSKSFLPQSGQVYNGTTSGAYLPPERGQQWEGGLKSSFWDGKALATIAVFQLNRNNVSTTDPSHPNFYLVTGEQRSRGVEFEATLHPLTGWNLTTAYSYTNAEVLHDTTIPAGTPTLNAPRNIFNVWTTYEIPRGFLHGLLFGVGGQHYTDQAGDLENSFQLPGYGLLNASLSYHHGPMQWQVNANNLTDKRYFSGSYNDLYVKPGEPRTLRGTISWNF, encoded by the coding sequence ATGAATTTTCGCTCTTTTCAGCTTGCCTCCATACGATTTGCCCTTTGGCTGCCGGTAGGATTTCTGCTTTGTCTGCTTTCCTGCTTTTTGCTGGCCGCGGCGCAGTGTGCCCAGGCACAGGGGCCCATGCCTGACACTTCTGTGGACGGAGCTTCAGCTCCGTGCACCGCTGAGGCCGGGGGACCTTCCCGAAGACTTTACGGGATGGTGACGGACCCATCAGGTGCGGGGGTGCCCCATGCCCAGATTGTTCTTGACTGCGGCAGTCTTCACATCACGGCTGCGGCCGACGCTACCGGGGCCTACTCGGTGCTGGCGCCCGCGGGCCGCTATCAGTTTTCTGCTGAAGCGCCCAACTTCGAGGTACTGCATCAGACGGTAACCATCGCGGACACGTCTGCGGGCACAGAAATGAATCCGGTACTGCAGCTTGGCCAGATGAAAAGCTCTGTCATCGTAACGGCCGGCAATGAATACGCGACAACAGCGACCAGCAGCGGCACGAAGACTGAGCTGCCGCTCAATGAAATTCCCCAGGCCATTACGGTCATCAACCGCGACCTGATGAACTCGCAGGATGTGGTCAAGCTCGATGACGCGCTTCGAAATGTCGCTGGAGTGATGCCGGGAGGTTATTACGATGGATGGGACTATTACCGGATCCGGGGCTTCGACGCCTCCTTTAACACCTATGTGGATGGCCTTCGTGGCGGCAATGGAATGATGGAGGAGACCTGGGGGCTGGAATCCATCGAAGTGCTGAAAGGGCCTTCCTCCGCGCTCTATGGACAAAGTGTGCTGGGTGGACTGGTGAATCTGGTCACTCGCAAGCCGGTACCGGAAAGCTTTGCTCATGTCCAGGTCACCGGCGGGTCCTTCAACTTTGTGGACCCTGCTATCGACGCCGGAATGCCGCTGAACACTTCCCGCACCTTGTACGGCCGCATGGTTGCGCTCTATCATTCTGCCGACACATTTGTGGACTACACCTATCGCCATCGCTATTATGTGGCCCCGTCTCTCACCTGGCATCCTTCCGCGGCCACCTACTTTACTCTTCTGGGCCGCGTGGAGCGGGACAATGGCCGGCAGCCCATGCCCTTGCCCGCCGATGGAACGGTGCTGCCCAATCCCAACGGACCGATTCCCATCAGCCGCTACATCGGAGAACTGGAGGCCCATGCCAACCAACTGGCCCAGGCCAACCAGCAGATTGGCTACCAGTTCAGCCATCAGTTTCACGAGCATCTTTCGCTGCACCAAAATGCACGCTTTGACTGGTACCAGCAGAATTGGAACCGCATCTACTACCCGGGTTATCTGGGAGCTGACCAGCGCACCCTCTATCGCTATCCGCTCAACTGGTACGGCCTCTGGCGCGATGATGAGGTGGACACGCATCTGGATGGACATGCCAGCTTCTGGGGCATGGAACACAGCGCCCTGGTTGGCTTTGACTTCTTCCGCAGTCCCGCGACCGCCATGGGCGAATCGATTGACTTCTCTGATCTGTCTCAGTACGAGCCGCTCGACCTCTTCGCCCCCGTCTATGGGGCCAATCCGGTGCGTCCGCTGTCTCTTTACACCACATCGAATACGGTGACCCAGTATGCCGGCACCTATGTGCAGGACCATATCGCCCTTCCCGGGCGCGTGACCATCACTGGAGGGGGCCGTCTGGATTTTGCGAAAAACGAGAGTAAAGGCTCTCCGAACCAGAACAGCACCGGGCTCACTCCGCGGCTGGGGATCACCTGGCAGGCCGTACCCTCAACGGCCCTTTATGCCAGCTTCAGCAAGTCTTTTCTGCCGCAATCCGGACAGGTATACAACGGGACGACAAGCGGCGCCTATCTGCCACCAGAGCGTGGCCAACAGTGGGAGGGAGGCCTGAAATCTTCTTTCTGGGACGGGAAGGCCCTGGCTACAATCGCGGTCTTCCAGCTCAACCGAAACAATGTCTCTACCACGGACCCGTCGCATCCGAACTTTTATCTTGTCACCGGTGAGCAGCGCAGCCGGGGCGTGGAATTTGAGGCCACACTCCACCCACTCACAGGCTGGAACCTCACCACAGCTTACTCCTACACAAATGCCGAGGTCCTGCATGATACAACCATCCCAGCGGGCACCCCGACCCTCAATGCACCCAGAAACATCTTCAATGTCTGGACAACGTATGAAATTCCGCGCGGATTCTTGCACGGTCTGCTCTTTGGCGTAGGCGGCCAGCACTACACTGACCAGGCCGGCGACCTGGAGAACAGCTTCCAGCTTCCCGGATATGGGCTGCTCAATGCATCCCTCAGCTATCATCATGGTCCGATGCAATGGCAAGTAAATGCGAACAACCTGACCGACAAGCGTTACTTCAGCGGATCATACAATGATCTTTACGTGAAGCCGGGTGAACCCCGCACCCTTCGCGGGACCATCTCCTGGAACTTCTGA
- a CDS encoding lasso peptide biosynthesis B2 protein — MIPLQRMWTLLRKFLSLPGERKLQLLHCWLLLWGVRGALLVLPSQALLAWAKRSLRPDRVSSPEERRTEGRKLAAMVARCSRAVPGARCLARALTLQVLLGHRGHSCDLHIGVARSPREGFTSHAWIVLDGEVVLGGTGAPLAYRSILVSASSRTQASIQGS; from the coding sequence ATGATTCCCCTGCAACGCATGTGGACGCTATTGCGGAAATTTCTCTCCCTACCGGGGGAAAGAAAATTGCAGCTTTTGCATTGCTGGCTGCTGCTTTGGGGCGTGCGAGGCGCTCTGCTGGTGTTGCCTTCGCAGGCCCTTCTGGCTTGGGCCAAGCGCAGCCTTCGTCCGGACCGCGTCTCCTCACCAGAAGAACGCAGGACAGAGGGCAGGAAACTTGCCGCGATGGTGGCCCGGTGCAGCCGTGCCGTGCCCGGGGCCAGATGCCTTGCCCGTGCACTCACCTTGCAGGTCCTGCTAGGCCATAGAGGACACTCCTGTGACCTGCACATCGGCGTCGCCCGCTCGCCTCGCGAAGGGTTTACTTCTCATGCCTGGATTGTGCTGGACGGCGAAGTGGTTCTGGGTGGCACCGGCGCTCCCCTCGCTTACCGTTCGATTCTGGTATCGGCCAGCAGCCGGACGCAGGCTTCCATACAGGGGTCCTAG
- a CDS encoding response regulator, with product MSLLKPILLVEDSLNDIELTLAALSQTGLANEVVVTRDGAEARDYLFRKGAYQDRPPDLPIVVLLDLKLPKIDGLELLRIIRENPETKNLPVVILTSSREERDVAAGYALGSNAYVVKPVAFHEFFKAIQDLGIFWAVLNEPPPGVARKKK from the coding sequence ATGAGCCTGTTGAAACCGATCCTCCTGGTGGAGGACAGCCTGAATGATATTGAATTGACTTTGGCGGCCCTGTCCCAGACCGGCCTCGCCAATGAAGTGGTTGTGACCCGCGATGGGGCCGAGGCCAGAGATTATCTCTTTCGCAAGGGGGCCTACCAGGACCGCCCTCCGGATTTGCCGATCGTTGTGCTTCTCGACCTGAAGCTGCCAAAAATTGACGGTCTGGAGCTGCTCCGCATCATCCGGGAAAATCCTGAAACCAAGAACCTGCCGGTCGTGATCCTGACCTCTTCCCGCGAAGAAAGAGATGTGGCAGCAGGATACGCTCTGGGCAGCAACGCCTATGTTGTAAAACCTGTGGCGTTCCATGAGTTCTTTAAAGCCATTCAGGACCTGGGGATCTTCTGGGCCGTTCTGAATGAACCCCCGCCGGGAGTCGCGAGGAAGAAAAAATGA
- a CDS encoding nucleotidyltransferase domain-containing protein: MPLDECRLLLACVQTALGLSPQEDVCLLLERPCDWERFLELAGWHGVVPLVHLSLREQEAVPAEVRQRLHRYYTLNAQRSLHLLGAQLRIHQWMTARGLRLVSWKGPIMGKRLYGNNAWRESCDLDFLAHPNDFKRVLEAFLQMGYVHGASRWTAEQLSRWHQAQHEARLFHPETRTAVELHDAVLPEYFLLKRLNAPDLIVRAQPLEAHGHLLCLQPEDEFLALCGHGTKHSWDRLKWICDIVQFLRTYAHALDAQALMDHARTYCCTNVVLLGTGLAQELFRIPLPQPLESALQRHRLMRGEAARLAQRFLSGGMGAEDDAERSRLHLAVMQGPFSKAGYLLRKLVWINPEVIQDYRSDWRWRIRYYSRRLLHVTAKGLRLMPR; encoded by the coding sequence ATGCCTCTCGATGAGTGCCGTCTTCTGCTTGCCTGCGTCCAGACTGCTTTGGGCCTTTCGCCACAAGAAGACGTATGCCTGTTGCTCGAACGGCCCTGCGACTGGGAGCGGTTCCTGGAGCTCGCAGGATGGCATGGAGTTGTGCCACTCGTCCATCTTTCTCTCAGAGAACAGGAGGCCGTACCCGCGGAGGTCCGCCAAAGACTGCACCGCTACTACACTCTGAACGCCCAGCGCTCTCTGCATCTGCTAGGGGCGCAGCTTCGCATCCACCAATGGATGACCGCGCGGGGGCTCCGCCTGGTTTCCTGGAAGGGGCCGATCATGGGAAAGCGGCTCTACGGAAACAACGCCTGGCGAGAGTCCTGCGATCTGGATTTTCTGGCCCACCCGAATGACTTTAAAAGGGTGCTCGAAGCATTCTTGCAGATGGGCTATGTTCACGGCGCTTCCCGCTGGACGGCTGAGCAGTTGTCCCGCTGGCATCAGGCCCAGCATGAAGCCAGGCTTTTCCATCCGGAAACACGTACCGCCGTCGAACTCCATGATGCCGTACTCCCGGAGTATTTTCTGCTAAAAAGGCTGAATGCGCCGGACCTGATCGTGCGTGCCCAGCCTTTGGAGGCACACGGTCATCTTCTCTGTCTCCAGCCCGAGGATGAGTTTCTTGCCCTGTGCGGGCACGGCACAAAACATAGCTGGGACCGCCTGAAGTGGATCTGTGACATAGTGCAGTTTCTGCGGACTTACGCCCATGCTCTGGATGCGCAGGCGCTGATGGACCATGCCCGGACCTATTGCTGCACAAATGTTGTGCTTCTGGGCACAGGTCTGGCCCAGGAACTTTTCCGTATCCCATTGCCACAGCCCCTTGAAAGCGCCTTGCAACGCCATCGCCTGATGCGCGGAGAGGCTGCACGGCTGGCCCAGCGCTTTCTCTCCGGAGGAATGGGCGCCGAGGATGACGCAGAGAGGTCCAGGCTGCATCTGGCCGTGATGCAGGGGCCGTTTTCTAAGGCAGGGTATCTCCTTCGCAAGCTGGTCTGGATCAACCCGGAGGTAATCCAGGATTATCGTTCGGACTGGCGCTGGCGCATTCGCTACTATTCCCGGAGGCTCCTGCACGTCACGGCCAAAGGGCTGCGGCTTATGCCGCGCTGA
- a CDS encoding Kdo hydroxylase family protein, which yields MAVVPISLDALSTHTPEQARQWCAQLEAGDILYFPSTPVPLPHDEIDFLLGQQQTDSSLHKNIAYKPNLDKLSGVDTSTADAQAVKRLQEVMRQYSQRVTGFLTQFLSPYQSRWQLDYASFRPQEEEGRDLPLRRRNDLLHTDAFPTRPTYGARILRFFNNIHPSRTRDWVVSDPFAAIVRQFVPQQIAPRKDGPLGRSAKVLGRAIGLGAAIPSLKRSPYDDFMMRFHNFLKENSRFQAECPKYSFHFPPGSSWMVYTDTVPHAVLAGQYALEQTFLVKPEALVRPEISPLRLLEEIAESRLV from the coding sequence ATGGCAGTCGTTCCCATTTCCCTTGATGCCCTCTCCACACACACCCCCGAACAGGCGCGCCAGTGGTGCGCACAGCTCGAAGCCGGAGACATCCTCTATTTTCCCAGCACGCCCGTCCCGTTACCTCACGATGAAATCGACTTCTTGCTCGGCCAGCAGCAGACCGACAGCTCGCTGCATAAAAATATTGCCTACAAACCAAATCTGGACAAGCTAAGCGGTGTCGACACCAGTACCGCCGACGCGCAGGCCGTGAAACGCCTGCAGGAGGTCATGCGGCAATACTCGCAGCGCGTCACCGGCTTTCTGACACAGTTCCTCTCTCCTTACCAGTCCCGCTGGCAACTGGATTACGCCAGCTTCCGTCCGCAGGAAGAAGAAGGCCGGGACCTGCCTCTGCGCCGCCGGAATGATCTGCTGCACACCGATGCATTTCCCACCCGGCCGACCTATGGAGCACGCATTCTGCGCTTCTTTAACAACATCCATCCTTCGCGTACGCGTGACTGGGTCGTGAGCGATCCCTTTGCCGCCATCGTCAGACAGTTCGTCCCCCAACAGATTGCCCCGCGAAAAGATGGGCCTTTGGGCCGTTCGGCGAAGGTCCTGGGTCGAGCAATCGGACTGGGCGCCGCCATCCCATCGCTCAAACGCTCCCCTTATGACGACTTCATGATGCGCTTCCACAATTTCCTCAAAGAAAACTCGCGCTTTCAGGCCGAATGCCCGAAATACTCCTTCCATTTCCCCCCTGGTTCAAGCTGGATGGTCTACACCGATACCGTCCCCCATGCCGTGCTGGCCGGCCAATACGCTCTGGAGCAGACCTTTCTGGTAAAGCCGGAGGCCCTGGTCCGGCCGGAGATCTCCCCGCTCCGACTGCTGGAAGAGATCGCAGAGAGTCGGCTGGTGTAG